GGCGACAAAATCGAATTTGCAACGGAAAAGGATTTTGAAAAGGTCATTTATTCAAGACGCAGCATAAGACATTACAAGAGCGATCCGGTTGACAAAAAGACGCTCGAGCGTCTCGTATTCCTTGCAAATCAGGCTCCGACGGGTTCGAACCAGCAGGGCGTTAAATACATAATAACCACGCCCGAAACTACGGCAAAGCTTGAGGCCGCTGCTCAGCGTGCAGTACCGCTCTCGAACGACTATATCAAAAAATCGGCCCCGAACAAGCGCGAAGGCATAACGATGGGCGCGCCGCACGTTGTATGCATAGTCGGAAACAAGTCGCTCGGCGGACATAACGCGGCCATCGCGGCGTGCGCCCTCGATCTTGCTGCTGAGCCGCTGGGACTCGGCGCGTGCTATAACGGCATACTCGTAAGCCTTTATTTCGTTTCCGATGA
This Clostridia bacterium DNA region includes the following protein-coding sequences:
- a CDS encoding nitroreductase family protein, whose translation is MTKVNKDKCTGCGRCVQACTKYLFTIKDGVAVCDDADCFECGHCAGACAFGAIEYDWKKASVGDKIEFATEKDFEKVIYSRRSIRHYKSDPVDKKTLERLVFLANQAPTGSNQQGVKYIITTPETTAKLEAAAQRAVPLSNDYIKKSAPNKREGITMGAPHVVCIVGNKSLGGHNAAIAACALDLAAEPLGLGACYNGILVSLYFVSDEMKEIIGLAPDEKMYMMVSVGYKGDESYVNKIIRPAPETRYV